The genomic interval TCACTATGCTTGTAAAGAACATGACTGAGGTGCTGGAACAAAGGGTATGGGACAACTAGCACTTCAGAGACACTCAGGCAGAAGTGGACTTGACTTTTATTGGAAGGAGAAATGGCTACTGTGTTGGAGCCTGGATATAGTCTTATGATTCTGCTTTTTTTCCATCTCTTAGAGTCTAAGGATAACTCCTGGGACTATGGTGGCCATGATTTGCACAGAGGACCCTGAGATTTCTGCACTTTGAGCAATGTCAGATGCCACTGGACTTGTTCTGAAACTCTTATCCTAGAGGATGGCCAAGGGGCTCCTGGTGACCTATGTCCTTTGGGTTATAGGGGGCCCAGCTGGGCTCCACCACCTGTACTTGGGAAGGGACAGTCATGCCCTGCTCTGGATGCTTACCCTGGGGGGGGGTGGACTGGGCTGGCTATGGGAGTTCTGGAAGCTTCCAAGCTTTGTAGCTCAAGCCAACAGAGCCCAGGAGTGGAAGCAGAGCCCAAGAGAGGGCATACCTCCTCTGAGTCCCATTCGTTTTACTGCTCAGATGATCGTGGGCATCTACTTTGGCCTCATGGCTCTGATTAGCCTTTCTTCCATGGCCAACTTCTATATTGTGGGCCTCCCACTGGCAGTTGGCTTAGGGGTCTTGCTGGTGGCTGCTGTTGGCAATCAGACCTCAGACTTTAAGAATACTCTTGGAGTGGCATTCCTTACTTCCCCTATCTTCTATGGCCGACCCATAGCCATCCTGCCCATCAGCTTGGCTGCCAGTATCACAGCCCAGAAGCATCGCCGCTATAAAGCTTCAGTGGAGTCAGAGACGCTCAGTGTGCGGCTCTACAGGCTGGGCTTAGCTTACCTGGCGTTCACAGGCCCACTGGCATACAGTGCCCTGTGCAACACAGCTGCCACCCTCAGTTATGTGGCAGAAACTCTTGGCTCCTTCTTGAGTTGGTTTAGCTTTTTCCCCCTTCTTGGCCACCTCATGGAGTCTGTCCTCCTTCTGCCTTATCGGATTTGGTGTCTATTGGTCGGAGATCCTGGCTTCAACAGCAGCTACTTCCAGGAGTGGGAGAAGCTCTATGAGTTTGTTCACAGTTTTCAGGATGAGAAGCGTCAGCTGGCGTACCAAGTAAGGCTTTCTTCCCTCTCTGGGGACAAGCTTCTCTGGGGCTTTCTTCTGTCTGGACTCTGGGAGTTGGAGTAAGCCTTGTTGGAGCTGGTGCCCCACACATGGAAGTACTGTTCTCAGGGTGTTCTGGCATCTTTGGGCACTTCTGTGCTCAGTGGGTAAAGAAAGGTACAAGCACACTAACAGTGAGTGGGagaaatgtatgtgtatattatttactttttaattttattattcttactgttattttttggtgggattggggtttgaactcaaggcttcacatttgcaaagcaggtgctctttactgcttgagccacacctccagtccattttgctctagttatttcggagatgaggtcttgtgaactatttgtgaGCTGTTTGTCCAGGGAgcctttgaacctcaatcctcccaatctcagcctcccaagtagcttgaaaTACAGTCATGAGCCATCATTGTCTGgcttacttactttttattgaggtataacaTTATTGAGTGGGCTATTTTATATATACACCACTCAGATCAAGGTATGGGACATTTCTACCACTAAGAGGCTTCCTTCAACCCCCTAACCAGCCTATCTTTACTCCTACCTCACAAGTAAcaaacccagaaccttgtgcAAACACTAGgtgagtgctgtaccactgagctgcatccccaactGTAGAGTAGAGTTTGCCATTAATTTTTTGTGCAAGGTTTGCCCATTTTTGAGCATCGAATGAATGGAATCGTCCAGTATgtattcttttgtgtttgttttttttttttttttttcaagaaaagcagctttactgggcaccagtggctcatgcctataatcctagctacttgggaggctgagatcaaaggATCGGTGTTAAAGGCCAtctggggcaaatagttggagagacccaccccccaccatctccaaaataagcagagcaaaaatggactgtaggagtgattcaagtgttacaacacctgctttgcaagcgcagagctctgaattcaaaccacaactccaccaaaaaaaaaaaaaaagcagctttattaggaaaatgaaaacgACAGTTTGCTAACTTGAATGGTTAGGTAGTATAAGGAAAATTCCCTTTTTGATGTCCTCCAACTTTTAAGATGTGGACTGCATTTATATGCACCTTGTTCTTTCCTCAGGCCTAGAAAAAATAGCCACATATGTTTAAAGAAGTGATGGTTCTTCTCTTTCCCATGTGTAGAAATTCTGATGATTTtcctctgtttttggtttttttttttttgagataacatctcactatgtaactcaggttggcctcagactagagatcctcctgctttagcctctctAGTGCCAGGAATACAGgccagttctgggattacaggcatgggcaaccacacccagcttgggATTTCTCATTCAACATTAATTTTATGAGATTTATTGATACTTAGCATGCACTTGTAAAtagtttctttttgtggtgctggggtttgaactctgggccttgcacttgataggcaggcactctaccacatgagctatgCCTCCTGCCTAGgttttcttgcttccttccttccttcctttctttttttttttttgtagtgctggggaatcaaacccagggcttttcgCATACtcgcaaatgctctgccactgagctacatctccagttctCCAAGTTGGTTTTCATTATTGTACAGTATCGCATTGTATGACTacaccacaatttatttattcacccTATtattatttgggttgtttctagtttggaatttttatgaataaagttcctataaacattttattgtttctataaa from Castor canadensis chromosome 8, mCasCan1.hap1v2, whole genome shotgun sequence carries:
- the Dnajc22 gene encoding dnaJ homolog subfamily C member 22 isoform X5: MAKGLLVTYVLWVIGGPAGLHHLYLGRDSHALLWMLTLGGGGLGWLWEFWKLPSFVAQANRAQEWKQSPREGIPPLSPIRFTAQMIVGIYFGLMALISLSSMANFYIVGLPLAVGLGVLLVAAVGNQTSDFKNTLGVAFLTSPIFYGRPIAILPISLAASITAQKHRRYKASVESETLSVRLYRLGLAYLAFTGPLAYSALCNTAATLSYVAETLGSFLSWFSFFPLLGHLMESVLLLPYRIWCLLVGDPGFNSSYFQEWEKLYEFVHSFQDEKRQLAYQVLGLSEGATNEEIHRSYRELVKVWHPDHNQHQTEEAQRHFLEIQAAYEVLSQHRKPRASRSIEV
- the Dnajc22 gene encoding dnaJ homolog subfamily C member 22 isoform X4, whose product is MAKGLLVTYVLWVIGGPAGLHHLYLGRDSHALLWMLTLGGGGLGWLWEFWKLPSFVAQANRAQEWKQSPREGIPPLSPIRFTAQMIVGIYFGLMALISLSSMANFYIVGLPLAVGLGVLLVAAVGNQTSDFKNTLGVAFLTSPIFYGRPIAILPISLAASITAQKHRRYKASVESETLSVRLYRLGLAYLAFTGPLAYSALCNTAATLSYVAETLGSFLSWFSFFPLLGHLMESVLLLPYRIWCLLVGDPGFNSSYFQEWEKLYEFVHSFQDEKRQLAYQVLGLSEGATNEEIHRSYRELVKVWHPDHNQHQTEEAQRHFLEIQAAYEVLSQHRKPRASRSTGA
- the Dnajc22 gene encoding dnaJ homolog subfamily C member 22 isoform X1 translates to MAKGLLVTYVLWVIGGPAGLHHLYLGRDSHALLWMLTLGGGGLGWLWEFWKLPSFVAQANRAQEWKQSPREGIPPLSPIRFTAQMIVGIYFGLMALISLSSMANFYIVGLPLAVGLGVLLVAAVGNQTSDFKNTLGVAFLTSPIFYGRPIAILPISLAASITAQKHRRYKASVESETLSVRLYRLGLAYLAFTGPLAYSALCNTAATLSYVAETLGSFLSWFSFFPLLGHLMESVLLLPYRIWCLLVGDPGFNSSYFQEWEKLYEFVHSFQDEKRQLAYQVLGLSEGATNEEIHRSYRELVKVWHPDHNQHQTEEAQRHFLEIQAAYEVLSQHRKPRASRRQGLIMLPWLFSNYWPPGIFSSKTNLPGKRDMTICNDTS
- the Dnajc22 gene encoding dnaJ homolog subfamily C member 22 isoform X6; the encoded protein is MAKGLLVTYVLWVIGGPAGLHHLYLGRDSHALLWMLTLGGGGLGWLWEFWKLPSFVAQANRAQEWKQSPREGIPPLSPIRFTAQMIVGIYFGLMALISLSSMANFYIVGLPLAVGLGVLLVAAVGNQTSDFKNTLGVAFLTSPIFYGRPIAILPISLAASITAQKHRRYKASVESETLSVRLYRLGLAYLAFTGPLAYSALCNTAATLSYVAETLGSFLSWFSFFPLLGHLMESVLLLPYRIWCLLVGDPGFNSSYFQEWEKLYEFVHSFQDEKRQLAYQVLGLSEGATNEEIHRSYRELVKVWHPDHNQHQTEEAQRHFLEIQAAYEVLSQHRKPRASRR
- the Dnajc22 gene encoding dnaJ homolog subfamily C member 22 isoform X2, producing MAKGLLVTYVLWVIGGPAGLHHLYLGRDSHALLWMLTLGGGGLGWLWEFWKLPSFVAQANRAQEWKQSPREGIPPLSPIRFTAQMIVGIYFGLMALISLSSMANFYIVGLPLAVGLGVLLVAAVGNQTSDFKNTLGVAFLTSPIFYGRPIAILPISLAASITAQKHRRYKASVESETLSVRLYRLGLAYLAFTGPLAYSALCNTAATLSYVAETLGSFLSWFSFFPLLGHLMESVLLLPYRIWCLLVGDPGFNSSYFQEWEKLYEFVHSFQDEKRQLAYQVLGLSEGATNEEIHRSYRELVKVWHPDHNQHQTEEAQRHFLEIQAAYEVLSQHRKPRASRRFITRVHLSPFVEERATKMLNLGSYSSTGA
- the Dnajc22 gene encoding dnaJ homolog subfamily C member 22 isoform X3, producing the protein MAKGLLVTYVLWVIGGPAGLHHLYLGRDSHALLWMLTLGGGGLGWLWEFWKLPSFVAQANRAQEWKQSPREGIPPLSPIRFTAQMIVGIYFGLMALISLSSMANFYIVGLPLAVGLGVLLVAAVGNQTSDFKNTLGVAFLTSPIFYGRPIAILPISLAASITAQKHRRYKASVESETLSVRLYRLGLAYLAFTGPLAYSALCNTAATLSYVAETLGSFLSWFSFFPLLGHLMESVLLLPYRIWCLLVGDPGFNSSYFQEWEKLYEFVHSFQDEKRQLAYQVLGLSEGATNEEIHRSYRELVKVWHPDHNQHQTEEAQRHFLEIQAAYEVLSQHRKPRASRRISLEKET